From Streptomyces griseorubiginosus, one genomic window encodes:
- a CDS encoding SDR family NAD(P)-dependent oxidoreductase has product MTDEPGPLDFRDLAVVVTGAGSGLGRQYALDFAAAGARVVVHARRAAAAEELTDRIRADGGTATAVVADARDGAAIVTAAVDAYGRIDALVVNAGHVRDHTFQRMTKEEWTDVVDVHLGGAYEVTAAAWPHMVRRQRGSIVLTTSGAGLHGNFGQANYAAAKAGLIGFAKTLAAEGQRHGVRVNAVAPMAHTGMTDGVFDDELRARLSAAQVSPFVLALAHPAGTRSGAVVETGGGWAAEVRWQRSAGVRFTAAELTPAAVLERWPDLADFTTGADWPSSTADSLAAACTRPVTDRRTGR; this is encoded by the coding sequence AGCCGGATCCGGTCTCGGCCGACAGTACGCACTGGATTTCGCAGCAGCAGGAGCCCGGGTCGTGGTACACGCACGCCGGGCGGCGGCAGCCGAGGAGCTGACGGACCGCATTCGGGCGGACGGCGGCACGGCCACTGCCGTGGTGGCCGACGCCCGGGACGGCGCGGCGATCGTCACCGCGGCCGTCGACGCATACGGCCGGATCGACGCCCTGGTGGTGAACGCCGGCCATGTGCGCGATCACACGTTCCAGCGGATGACCAAGGAGGAATGGACCGACGTCGTCGACGTACACCTGGGCGGCGCCTACGAGGTCACGGCGGCTGCCTGGCCGCACATGGTGCGGCGGCAGCGCGGGAGCATCGTCCTGACGACGTCGGGCGCGGGCCTGCACGGCAACTTCGGCCAGGCGAACTACGCCGCCGCCAAAGCCGGCCTCATCGGCTTCGCCAAGACCCTGGCGGCCGAGGGGCAGCGGCACGGTGTACGGGTCAACGCGGTCGCCCCGATGGCGCACACCGGTATGACGGACGGTGTCTTCGACGACGAGCTGCGCGCCCGCCTTTCCGCCGCACAGGTGTCACCCTTCGTCCTCGCGCTGGCCCATCCGGCCGGCACCAGGTCCGGCGCCGTCGTGGAGACCGGCGGCGGCTGGGCCGCGGAAGTGCGTTGGCAGCGGTCGGCCGGCGTGCGATTCACAGCCGCCGAGCTGACTCCCGCCGCCGTGCTCGAACGCTGGCCCGATCTGGCCGACTTCACCACCGGGGCCGACTGGCCCAGCAGTACCGCTGACTCCCTCGCTGCCGCGTGCACACGCCCTGTCACCGATCGGCGAACCGGCCGGTGA